In Planifilum fimeticola, one DNA window encodes the following:
- a CDS encoding extracellular solute-binding protein: MKRRKGLSLMMGLLLVASLLLAGCGPQEEGAGAEGGGSEEKPEKLVVWANNDPIQLKNTRKLAKEYEKESGIKVEVVPVDLLKQQEKLALDGPAGKGADLVTWPHDQLGEAVIKGLVRPLEVGEDVTGQFSESAVQALTYDGQVYGLPYVTESIALIYNKKLMSEPPETLDELIDFAKKYTKPAEKEYGLLYEGANFYYSYFLIDAMGGYIFKEDGGKVNTEDLGLNNEGAKKALETLQGWYKEKLLPVKATADTVNGLFKEGKAAAVINGPWAVKDYEQAGIDFAVAPLPAIDGKHPRTFIGVKGWYVSAYSKNPTWATDLMKFFTGKESLLLRFQETGEIPPRKDLLEDPVIKDDSVVNGFAQQASRGTPMPNVPEMGQVWEPIGNAITFVAQGKRSPEQALDDAVKMIREKIQAQKQ; this comes from the coding sequence ATGAAGAGGCGTAAAGGTTTGTCGCTGATGATGGGACTGCTTCTCGTCGCCAGTCTGCTGCTGGCGGGATGCGGTCCCCAGGAGGAGGGAGCCGGCGCCGAGGGCGGCGGGAGTGAAGAGAAGCCGGAGAAGCTGGTGGTCTGGGCGAACAACGATCCGATTCAGCTGAAAAACACGCGAAAGCTGGCCAAGGAGTATGAAAAGGAGAGCGGCATCAAGGTGGAAGTGGTGCCGGTTGACCTGCTGAAACAGCAGGAAAAGCTGGCTTTGGACGGACCGGCGGGAAAAGGGGCGGACCTGGTAACCTGGCCCCATGACCAGCTGGGAGAAGCGGTGATCAAGGGGTTGGTCCGGCCGCTGGAGGTGGGGGAGGATGTGACCGGCCAGTTCAGCGAATCGGCGGTTCAGGCCCTCACCTATGACGGACAGGTGTACGGACTTCCGTACGTGACGGAGAGCATCGCTCTCATCTACAACAAGAAACTGATGTCCGAACCTCCCGAAACCCTTGACGAACTGATCGATTTTGCCAAGAAATACACGAAACCGGCGGAAAAGGAATACGGACTTCTGTACGAAGGCGCCAACTTTTACTACAGCTACTTCCTGATTGACGCGATGGGAGGCTACATCTTCAAGGAAGACGGCGGCAAGGTGAACACGGAGGATCTCGGGCTGAACAACGAAGGCGCGAAAAAGGCCCTGGAGACGCTGCAGGGATGGTACAAGGAGAAGCTGCTTCCGGTCAAAGCGACGGCAGACACGGTGAACGGGCTGTTCAAGGAGGGGAAAGCGGCGGCGGTGATCAACGGGCCCTGGGCGGTGAAGGATTACGAGCAGGCGGGTATCGATTTCGCCGTAGCCCCGCTGCCGGCCATCGACGGGAAGCATCCGCGAACCTTCATCGGCGTGAAGGGATGGTATGTGTCCGCTTACAGCAAGAATCCGACCTGGGCGACGGATCTGATGAAGTTCTTCACCGGCAAGGAGTCGTTGCTTCTCCGCTTCCAGGAGACGGGGGAAATCCCTCCGCGGAAGGATCTTTTGGAGGATCCGGTCATCAAGGATGATTCGGTGGTGAACGGTTTTGCCCAGCAGGCCAGCCGGGGCACTCCGATGCCCAACGTGCCGGAAATGGGACAGGTCTGGGAGCCCATCGGCAACGCCATCACTTTCGTGGCGCAGGGGAAGCGGTCTCCGGAGCAGGCCTTGGATGATGCCGTCAAGATGATCCGGGAGAAGATCCAGGCGCAAAAACAATGA
- a CDS encoding GNAT family N-acetyltransferase: MNLRFQPLTTEVDALIRFLTSESWNYHGNPNPSSAEIREAFKQGYYTGEDVKTFWIVADAGRKVGLVRIFDLQDPTPLFDIRITRPYRGMGIGEKAVKWLTRHVFTHYPEAIRIEGHTRKDNYAMRKVFFKCGYVREACHRKAWPSSDGTLHDLVGYAITREDWEENKVTPVDWGEVPF; the protein is encoded by the coding sequence GTGAACCTCCGATTCCAACCGCTCACGACAGAGGTGGATGCCCTGATCCGGTTTCTGACTTCCGAATCGTGGAATTATCACGGAAATCCAAATCCTTCGTCCGCGGAAATCCGGGAAGCCTTCAAGCAAGGGTATTACACCGGCGAAGACGTCAAAACCTTCTGGATTGTGGCCGACGCCGGTCGGAAGGTCGGCCTGGTCCGAATCTTTGACTTACAGGACCCCACTCCCCTTTTCGACATCCGCATCACCCGTCCATACCGGGGAATGGGAATCGGGGAAAAAGCGGTGAAATGGCTCACCCGCCACGTGTTCACTCACTACCCGGAAGCGATCCGAATCGAAGGACACACGAGAAAGGACAACTACGCCATGCGCAAGGTGTTTTTCAAATGCGGGTATGTCCGGGAAGCCTGCCACCGCAAGGCGTGGCCTTCCTCCGACGGCACACTGCACGATTTGGTCGGTTATGCGATCACGCGGGAAGATTGGGAGGAAAACAAGGTAACCCCCGTCGATTGGGGAGAAGTGCCGTTTTGA
- the queF gene encoding preQ(1) synthase — protein sequence MGKVTVDHSKYNNIRFDTQDESAIRTDLLETIPYEYPGKDTEVVIPTSEFTSVCPWSGLPDFADLTITFIPDKYLIEMKSLKYYLTSFRNVGIYQEHATNRILKDLVELAKPKYMKVEAIWNPRGGLGTRVVVEHGKRD from the coding sequence ATGGGGAAGGTAACGGTTGACCACAGCAAATACAACAACATTCGTTTCGATACCCAGGATGAATCGGCGATCCGCACGGATCTTCTGGAGACGATTCCCTACGAGTATCCGGGGAAGGACACGGAGGTGGTGATTCCCACGAGCGAATTCACCTCGGTCTGCCCCTGGTCGGGTTTGCCGGATTTCGCCGATTTGACAATCACGTTTATTCCGGACAAATACCTGATCGAGATGAAGTCCCTCAAGTATTACCTCACTTCCTTCCGGAACGTGGGGATTTATCAGGAACACGCCACCAACCGGATCCTCAAGGATCTGGTGGAGCTGGCGAAACCCAAGTACATGAAGGTGGAGGCGATCTGGAATCCCCGCGGAGGCTTGGGAACGCGGGTGGTCGTGGAACACGGAAAGAGGGATTGA